GGCGCCGCGGTCTTGCCGTTGGCCGGCCCCTGGCGGCGGTTCTTCTTGCTGCCGTTGCTGATCTGCAGGCCGAAGCCGGCGGGGTCCTTCACGTGGAAGCTCTGGAAGTCGCCGTGGTTGTCGGCCACGGGGTTGAGCCCGCGCTTCTTCAGCTCGGCCTCGACCTTCTTCGCGTCCCACTGATCGATGCCCCAGCACACACTGTCGAACGTGGCGTTGCGGGGCGCGCGCGGACCGCCGCGGCCGGCGCCACCGGCCGGCGGTTGAGCCGCCGCGGGCGGCGGCGGAGGCGCCTGGTAGCCGCCGCGAATGAGCAGGCCGCCCCAATCACCGATGTCGAGCATCGCCTGCTTGCCGTCGTCGCTCCGGACCGGCCAACTCATGAGGGTGGCGTAGTACGCCGCTTCCTTCGAGTAGTCGGCCACCTGGAGGGAGAAGTGATCGAGCATCACGGTCTTCCATCCGGTCGGCGCGAACGGCGCCTTCGCGGGGGTCGGGTCGCATTGCGGCGTGCCCTTCAGTGCGCCGCCGCACTGGCCCTGGGCAAAGGCCGAGGCGGGCCGGACGACGGCGGCGATGCCGAGCGCCTGCAGCAATTGCCGGCGCGACAACACACCACGGTCGAAGTCGCTAAAGAGCTGTGACAGGTTGGTACTCATTAAATATGCCCCTTCCGAAGATTGCCAGCCGGCATGACCTTGGCGTTCTTGAATTCTGGAATGAAGTGCGAGACCGGATCGGCGAGCCGCAGGATGACGCCGAATCGCCGGACGAACACTCACCTCGGCGGAGGTGAATGTCCGACCGGCCCTGATCACATCAGGCGCCGAGCACCTGCTTGAACACCACCATCGCCTGCTGCATGTTTTCCATCGTGCCGAGCGAGATGCGGGCGTAGGTCTTCTCCATCGGCGGGAAGTCGCGGCCGACCGCCACGCCCTGGGCGCGGCAGGCGTCGCGGAACTGCACCGCGGGCTTGCGGATGTTGACGAAGATGAAGTTGGTCTGCGACTCCGGCGAGTCGAAGCCCATGGCCTTGAACTGCGCCTGCGTCCAGTCGCGGACCCGCTTGTTTTCGCCCTTCTCCCATTCCATGTGGGCGGTGTCCTTCAGCGCGGCGATGCCGGCGACCGCCTGCAGCTCGTTGATGCTGCCCAGGCCCCAGGCGCGTCCGACCTTGGTCATGGTCTCGGGCTGGCCAACGGCGTAGCCCATGCGCATGCCGGCCATGCCGTACGCCTTCGAGAACGTGCGCGAGATGAACACGCCCGGCAGTTCCAGCGCCAGCTTCACCATCGAGCCCGAACCCGGCAAGGTGGCGTATTCGAGGTACGCCTCGTCGATCAGGATGCCGGTCCCGGGCGAGCGCGTCTTGATCGTCCGGACGGCCTGCTCGATGTCCGACATCGTGTGAACGCTCGAGGTCGGGTTGTTGGGGTTGCACAGGAACACGAGGCCGGAGCCGATCGCGCCGCGAATCAGCGCCTCCAGGTCGAGGCGCAAGCGCGCGTCAACCGGCATCAACTTCACGGGTGCGTTGATGTTCCGCGCCGTGCCGTTCGGCGAGGAGTAGGACGGATCGGCGGTCACCAGCGCCCGGTCGGGTGCACAGTAGGCCATCACCGCCGCGGTCAGGATTTCGCCGGAGCCGGTGGCGATGATAACGTTCTCGGGCTTCGCGCCGGAGAACGTAGCGACGGTGTCCACAAAGGTGCTGAGGGTGGGCGGCGGATAACCGAGCCCAAGATCCTTGGACGGATGCGCCTTCAACGCCTCGATGACCTTGAGGCTTGGCCCCCGCAGGTTCTCGTTGCTGCTGAGGCGAATCGCGATGGGCGGCCCGCCCTGCCCGCGCCGCGCCCCGCCCTGCCCCTGGACGAATGCCAGTAACTCTTCGTTGCCGTAGCCGATGATGTGCGCCGCGGAGGCCGCTGCCGCCCCGCCGACACCAAACCTCCGAACGAACTCGCGACGTGAAAACGCCATAATCTGTCCTCCGCGAGGCGCATGGTAGCACCAGACGCTATGCCTCGGCCCCCGTAAACTGGCTCTGATACAACGCCGCGTAGCGCCCCTTTTCGGCCAGCAAATCCTCGTGCGTGCCTTTTTCGACGATGCGGCCGTGTTCCATCATCAGGATCACGTCGGCATTGCGAATCGTCGACAGCCGGTGGGCGATGACGAACGTCGTCCGGCCGTGCATCAGCCGGCCCATCGCCTCCTGGATCAGGACCTCGGTGCGCGTATCGACGCTGCTGGTCGCCTCGTCCAGGATCAGGATGGCCGGGTCGGCCAGGAACGCCCGGGCGATGGTCAGCAGCTGCTTCTGGCCCTGCGACAGGTTGGTCGCCTCTTCGTTGATCAGCGTGCCGTAGTTCTCGGGCAGCGTGCGGATGAAGTGATCGGCCTGCGCCGCCCTGGCCGCCTGGACGATGGCGTCTTCGGTGGCGCCTTCGCGGCCGTAGGCGATGTTGTCGCGGATGGTGCCCGAGAACAGCCAGGTGTCCTGCAGCACCATGCCGAACATCCGGCGCAGGCCGCCGCGCGTCAGCTCGCGGATGTCCACGCCGTCGACGCGGATGCTGCCGGCATTGACGTCGTAGAACCGCATCAACAGGTTGACCAGCGTCGTCTTGCCGGCGCCGGTGGGGCCAACAATGGCCACCGTCTGCCCCGATGTCACCTGGAGGCTCATGTCTTCAATTAGCGGCGCGTCAGCCTGGTAGCTGAAGGCGACGTGATCGAACTGGACCTCCCCGCGCGGCGCCGCCAGCACGGCGGCGGCCGGCGCGTCAGCGGGCTCTTCCGGCTCGTCCAGCAGCTCGAACACCCGCTCGGCCGAGGCGATGGTCAACTGGATCGAGTTGGCGATGCTGCTCAACTGCGTGATCGGCATCGAGAACTGCCGGCTGTACTGGATGAAGGCCTGCACGTCGCCGAGGGCAATCGCCCGCCGCGTGACCAGGAAGCCGCCGATCACCGCCACCGCGACGTAGCCGAGGTTGCCGATGAACATCATGATCGGAAACATCACGCCGGTGACGAACTGCGCGCGCCAGGCGCCGTCGTAATACTTCTCGTTGAGTTCGTCGAACCTGGCGACCGACTTCCCCTCGTGGCCGAAGGCCGTGACGATGGTGTGGCCCGCGTAGATCTCGGCGACGTGCCCGTTGAGCTCGCCGAGCGCCTTCTGTTGCCGGATGAAGTAACCCTGCGACCGCTTGGCGATCCTGGCCACCACCGTCACGCTCAACGGCAGCGTCAGCACCACGACGATGGTCAGCAGCCAGCTGATGGTCAGCATCATGATGATGATGCCGATCACCGACAGCACCGAGGTGATCAGCTGGGTCAGGTTCTGCTGCAGCGTGCTGCTGATGTTGTCGAGGTCGTTGACGGCCCGGCTCAGGATCTCGCCGTGGGTCTTCGCGTCGAAGAACCGCAGGGGCAGGCGGTTGAACTTCGCCTCGACGTCCTGGCGCAGGGCATACACGGTCTTCTGCGCCACGCCCGACATCAGGTACTGCTGCAGGTACTGGAAGGCGCCGCTCACCACGTACAGGGCGAGCATGGTCCAGAGAATGCCGCCGACGTAGCCGAAATCGATGCCGGCGTTCGACCGCCCGAGCGTGCGGGCCAGGTAGCCTTCGAAGATCCTGGTGGTGGCCAAGCCCAACATCTTCGGGCCGATCACGCTGAACAGCGTGGCGATGACGCCGGCGGCGACCACCACGATCAGCGCGGGGCGGTGCGGCCCGAGATATCCCGTCAGCCGCCGGAGTGTGCCCTTGAAGTCCTTGGCCTTCTGCACGGGCACGCCGAAGCCGCCCATCGGGCCCCGCCCGAACATGTTGGCCGACGCCGACGGTTGCCGGATCGCCTTCTGTTCGGCACTCATGCGACCTCCTCGAGCGAGGCCTGCGATTCCGCAATCTGGCGGTAGACGTCGCACGTCTGCAGCAGCTCCGCGTGCGGGCCGATGCCGGCGACCCGGCCATCGTCCAGGACAACAATCCGGTCGGCGTTCATCACGGTACCGATGCGCTGGGAGACGATGAACACCGTGGCCTCGGCGAGGTCAGCCTTCAGCGCGGCGCGCAGCTTGGCGTCGGTCGCGAAGTCGAGCGCCGAGAAGCTGTCGTCGAACACGTAGATCCCGCCGCGGCGCACCAGCGCCCGCGCCATCGCCAGGCGCTGCTTCTGGCCTCCCGACAGGTTGATGCCGCCCTGCGACACCGGCGAGGCGTAGCCCTCCGGCATGCGGTCGATGAACTCGGCCGCCTGCGCCACCGTGGCCGCGCGACGCATCTCGTCGTCGGTGGCGCCTTCGAACCCGAAGGCGATGTTGCTGGCGATGGTGCCCGAGAACAGCACGGCCTTCTGGGGCACGAACCCGATCCTGGCGCGCAGGTCTTCCTGCCGCATGTCCCTGACATCGACACCATCGACCAGCACGCGGCCCTCGGCCACGTCGTAGAAGCGAGGGATGAGGCCGGCGAGCGTGGACTTGCCGGAGCCGGTGCCGCCGATGACCGCGGTCACCTCCCCCGGCTTCGCCGTGAACGACACGTGACAGAGCGCCGGTTCTTCAGCCCCCGGATACTGGAACGTCACGTCCTGGAACTCGACGTGGCCCATGGTCCGGCTGAAGCCGGACGCCACCTTCACGCCCTCCGCCGGATCGTTGACGTCGGGCACGACGTCGAGCACCTCGTTGATGCGCTCGGCCGACGCGGCCGCGCGCGGCAGCATCACGAACACCGCCGTGACCATGAACACGGCCATCAGGATCTGGATGGCGTACTGCAGCGACGCCATCATCGCCCCGACGTGCATCTCGCCGGCGTCGATGCGCAGGCTGCCGAACCAGATGATCAGCACGCTGGTCAGGTTCATCATGAAGAACATGGTCGGCATCAGCAGCGCGACCAGGCGGTTGACCGAGATCGCGGTGCCGGTGACGTCGCGATTGGCCGCGTCGAAGCGGCGGCTTTCGTGGGCGCCGCGATCGAAGGCGCGAATCACGCGGACGCCGCTCAGGCCCTCGTCGAGCACCAGGTTGAGCCGGTCGATCTTGACCTGCATCTGCTGGAACAGCGGCACCGCCTTGCGCATGATCAGGAAGAAGACCACCGCCAGGACCGGGATCACCGCGATCAGCACGCGCGCCAGCCGGGCGTCCTGCGACAGCGACAGCACCACGCCGCCAATCGCCATCATCGGCGCCGTAATCGCCATGCCCAGCAGCATCAGCGTCACCTGCTGCACCTGCGTGGTGTCGTTGGTGGTGCGGGTGATGAGCGACGCCGTGCTGAAGTGATCGAACTGGTGCACGGAGAAGTGCGCCACCCGATCGAAGATGCGGCCGCGGACCACGCGGCCAAAGCCGGTGGCGACCTGCGCGGTGAAGAAGCTGCCCGCCACCGCGGCGACGGTGCCGACAATGGCGACCAGCAGCATCACGCCGCCGATCTTCAGGATTTGATCGGTATCGCCCGGCACGATGCCGTGGTCGACGATGTCGGCCATCAGCCGGGGGAGATACAGGTTGGCCAGCGACTGGGCAAAGGCGAGCCCCATCACCATCGCGACCGCCGCACGGAATGGTCGCAGGAACCGAAACAGCTTCAGCATGGGGGTTCAAGAATATGCGAACCGGCCCCCTATGGACGAGCCGGCTGTCGTGCTTTGGCGTCCTTGGGACCGGCGCGGAGATACTGCGCCGGCCACGTGACTTCCTGGCCCAGCTCCCGGGCCGCGCGCAGCGGGAAGTACGGGTCGCGCAGCAGCTCCCTCGCGATCAGGACGGCGTCCGCCTGGCCACTCGCGACGATCTGCTCGGCCTGCGCCGGCTCGGTGATCAGGCCGACCGCACCGGTAAGGATGCCCGCCTCGCGCCGGATGCGCTCCGCGAACGGCGCCTGGTAGCCCGGCCCCAGCGGGATCGTCGCCTGCGCGGCGTTGCCGCCCGATGAGCAGTCAATGAAGTCCACGCCAAGCGGCTTGAGCTGGCGCGCCAGCTCAAGCGACTGCTCGATGTCCCACCCGCCTTCAATCCAGTCGGTGGCCGAGATGCGAACGAACAGCGGCAGTTGCTCCGGCCACACGCCGCGGACGGCGGTGACGACTTCTCGAACGAGTCGCGTGCGGTTCTCAAACGAGCCGCCGTACGCGTCGGCCCGCTGATTACTGAGCGGCGACAGGAACTCGTGCAGCAGGTAACCATGCGCGGCGTGGATCTCGATCACCCTGAACCCGGCCTGGTGGGCGCGGCGGGCCGCCTCCACGAACGCGGCGGTCACCCTCGTGATACCGTCCAGCGAGAGCTCGGACGGCACCGGGTAATTGCCGGCGAACGCAATGGCGCTGGGCGCCAGTACGTCCGGCCATCCACCCTCAGCCTCGGGCACCGCACCGTTCCCGCTCCACGGTCGATACGTGCTCGCCTTCCGCCCGGCGTGCGCCAGTTGCATGCCGGCGACGCTGCCCTGCTCGTGAATGAAGCGGACGATGCGGGCGAGCGGCTCGATGTGCTCGTCTTTCCAGATGCCGAGGTCCTCGGGGCTGATGCGCCCTTCCGGCGTCACCGCCGTGGCCTCGGTGAACACCAGGCCTGCCCCGCCAACGGCGCGGCTGCCGAGGTGCACCAGGTGCCAGTCGTTGGCGAAGCCGTCGGTGCTCGAGTACTCGCACATCGGCGATACGAACACGCGATTGGCAAAGGTCAAGTCGCGGATGGACAGCGGATCGAACAGGTGAGGCATAAGGGAATTATGCCGCCACATCAGAACATCAACTTGTAATCCGCGTAGTTCACCGGCACGCCCACCACCAGGCTGCGCCGCTCGGTGACGGCCCGGCGCACCGCCGTCGCCAGCTCCTCGGGGTGGGCGGTGCGCAGCGCCTGCACGCCGCACGCCTCGGCCATCTTCACCGTGTCGATGCGCCCGAACTCCATGCGGTACGACGGCAGCTTGCGGCTCTCCTGCGCCAGCTTGATCAGCGAGTAGCTGCCGTCTTCCAGCACGATGGTCACAAACGGCGCGCCCACGCGCTCCGCGGTCTCGAGCTCCTGCGCGTTCATCGAGAAGCCGCCGTCGCCCACCGCCGCGAGCACCGGCGCATCCGGGCACGCGAGCTTCGCGCCAATCGCCGCGCTCAGCCCGTAGGCCATGCCCGACAAGCCGTTGGACATCCAGAACGTGCCGGGTTGCCGGCTGGGCCAGAACTGCCCGAACAGGTACTTGTGGGACCCGACGTCGGTGGTGACGATGGTGGAGGCCGGCACCGCCTCGGACAAGGCGCGGATGATGTCGCCCGGCCACATCGTCTCGGGCGTGGCCGATTGCCCGGTCAGCAGGTCGCGGCGCCTGCGCTGGAACGTCTCGAAGGGCTGGTCCCACACCCGAGGCGCGTTGCCCGCGATCATGGCGTCGATGAACGCGGCGTGATCGACCAGCTCCGTCCCCGCCGGGATGAAGCCGCCGACGTTGGGCGCCTCGAGCACCCAGTGGATGGGCAACTCGGTGTGCCACAGCTTGTCGATCTCCACGGGATCGAGACCGAGCCCGATCAGGAGGTCGGAGGACTTGAGCGCCTCCACCATCAATCCATCCGCCGCCATGCCGCTGATCACGCCCACGAAGTTCGCGGACGACTCGTCGACGATGCCTTTGAGCTTCGGGGTGACGGCGACCGGGAGGTTCCACTCAAGCAGCCACTTGCGGATGCGCGCGGCATTGGCGGTGCCGGCGCCGAGGCCGATGAGCACGAGCGGGCGTTCCGCGCGGGCGAGGCGATCGCGGAGTTCGGCGGCTTTCGCGATGGCATTCCGGCCCCCCATAAAGGGGGGCCCTACAGGGGTGACGGGAGTGGTGGAGGTGGTGGAGGTTACCGGCTTGAGCGCTTCGCGCGCGGAGAGCGTGAGGAACGACGCGCCATACGGGCGCTCCATGCACGCCGCCAGCGCGCGCGGCACCAGCTCGCCCGCGTTGGCCTGCGTGACCTTCTCCGCCACGCGGCAGATCGGGCGATAGCTGTCGTGCAACGGCAGCAGTTGATGGGTGTGGCTGGGCGGGAATTCGTCCGGGAGCTGCGCCGTGATGGCCAGCAGCGGCTCCTGGTCGAGATACGCGCTCGCGATCGGCAGCATCAGGTTGGCGGCGCCCGGCCCCAGCGTGGCCAGCACCACGCCGGGCTGGCCGCGGAGCTTGCCGTGGACGGCCGCCGCGATGCCGGCATTGGCCTCGTGACGCATCAACACGAAGTCGATGCCCACCTGGCGGCATTCATCGATCAGGACCAGCACTTCTCCACCGGGCAGGCCGAACACCCGATCGATGCCCGCTTCCGCAAGCGCCTTCGCCACCGCTGCCGCCGTCGTCGTCATGGCGGCATTGTATGACGCCAGGAAGCCCCGGCGTTCGGCTCCGGCTAACTCAGCACCTGTTTCAGGGCCTTGAGCAGCGTGGCGGAGGTGAACGGCTTGGGCAGGAAGTGCTGGACCTGCGCGCTGGCGGCGCGCGCGGCGTGCTCGTTGGCGCTGATGCCGCTGACGGCGATGATCGGCACCGTCGAGTCGATGCGCGACATCGCCTGGATGGTCGGCACGCCGTCGAGCACCGGCATGGTCATGTCCATCAGGACCGCGGCAATCGTTCGGGAGTGCGCGCCAAAGCTGGCGATGGCCTCCGCCCCATCCGACGCCAGCAGCACGCGATAGCCGTTGGCCTCGAGGGTGCGCCGCGCGATCATGCGGATCGCCGCCTCGTCATCGACCACCAGCACCGTTTGCCCGCTGCCCTGCGGCTTCGACGCCGTCTCGCCGATCGAGCCGGCGACACCTTCGCCGTGAGAGGCGGGCAGGTAGATGCGGAAGCGGGCGCCGTGCCCGGGCTCGCTGGTCGCGCGAATGTAGCCGCCATGGCTCTTCACGATCGTGAGCGAGGTGGAGAGCCCGAGGCCGGTGCCCTTGCCGGGCTCCTTGGTGGTGAAGAACGGATCGAAAATCCGATCGACGATGTCGGCCGCGATGCCTTCGCCGGTGTCGAGCACCTCGATCATCACGTAGGCGCCATGCGGCAGGTCGGAAGGCGCCGCCGGGTCGCGGCCGTCGAGGAGGACCAGCTCGGCGGCGATCGACAGCTGGCCGCCCGTCGGCATCGCATCCCGCGCGTTCACGCAGAGGTTGAGCAACACCTGGTGAAACTGGGTCGGGTCGCCGACGATCGGCGGCAGGCCGAGATCAACGCGGGTGCGGATGCCGATCGTCTTCGGCAGGGTGTCGCGGGCGATGCGCTCGACCTCGGCCACCAATTCGATCACGTCGATCTCGACGCGGCGGCCTTCCATGCCGCGGGCGAACGACAGCACCTGCCGCACCATCTCGGAGCCGCGCCGCGCGCTGTCGTTGATGGTGGCCAGCACCTCGCGATCGCGCGGATCGGTCATGTGGTCCTTGAGCAACTCGATCGCCAGCATGATCGGCGTCAGCACGTTGTTGAGGTCGTGGGCAATGCCGCCGGCCAGGGTGCCGATGCTTTCCAGGCGCTGGGCGCGGTAGAACTGGCGCTCCAGCTCCCGGCGTTCGGTCACGTCGGTGTTGATCGACAGCACGCTGCGGGGCCGGCCCTCCCGGTCGCGCACCAGCGTCCACCGGCTCTCGACGATCACCGGCCGCCGGTGCTTGTTGATCACCTTCAGCTCGCCGGTCCACTCGCCGGTGCGGATCACGACTTCGTAGGCGTGGAGGGCGTCGGCGGCATCGCTGTCGGCGTAGAACACCTCGGCGACCGTGCGGCCGACGGCCTCCTCCGCCGTCCACCCGTAGAGGCGCTCGGCGCTCTTGTTCCAGTAGGTCAGCCGGCGGTCGAGGTCGCTGACGATGATGGCGTCCTGGGCCTTGTCGAGCAACGACGCCTGCTCGTGCAGGCGCCGGTTCGCCCGCTGCTGGCGGCCCAGCATCACGATGCCGGCGGCGCACGCCAGCGCGATGAAGGCGCTGGCCAGCGTCGCCGTCACGTAATGCGTGCGCGCGCGCCGGCGGACCGGCGCGAACGCGTCCGTTTCCGACGTGCCAACGGTCACGATGATCGGGTAGTCCTGCATCGTCCGATAGCTGAACACCCGGAGCTGCCCGTCCACCGCACCCGAACCGATGTAGTTGCCGATCGGCCGCTTCGCGTGCTCGACGAACAGCTGCGATTGGGGAATGGCCGCTCCAAACTCGATCGTCGGGCCCCTTCGCCGGGCCAGGGTGACGCCGTTCGCCAGCACGAGCGACATGATGTCGCTCGGCCCCATCGTGGTGTTCTCGAACAGTTCGGTCAGGTAGCGCGGCTCGATGGCGATATGGACGACGCCGCCAAACGAGCCGTCTGGCTTGTTGCGCCGACGCGTCAGGGTGATCGCCCAGCGGCCGCTGACCCGGCCCAGGACGGGAGGCATTATCAGCAGGGCTTTGGAGTCGCGACGCTGGTGGGTCTTGAACGATTCGCCTTCCGAGAAGTTGGTCTCCACGAATTCCTGGCTCGCCTCGACCAAGTCGCCGCGCTCGTCGGTCACGCCGATGAAGGTGATCCACCGTTCGCCGGACATCGCGGGCCCGATGAGCTGCCTGATCGGGACGCGGGGACCGGGCTGCTCGTACTGGCTTTTGATGACGAGCAGGAATCGATCGAGCCCCTTG
This sequence is a window from Vicinamibacterales bacterium. Protein-coding genes within it:
- a CDS encoding histidinol-phosphate transaminase; its protein translation is MAFSRREFVRRFGVGGAAAASAAHIIGYGNEELLAFVQGQGGARRGQGGPPIAIRLSSNENLRGPSLKVIEALKAHPSKDLGLGYPPPTLSTFVDTVATFSGAKPENVIIATGSGEILTAAVMAYCAPDRALVTADPSYSSPNGTARNINAPVKLMPVDARLRLDLEALIRGAIGSGLVFLCNPNNPTSSVHTMSDIEQAVRTIKTRSPGTGILIDEAYLEYATLPGSGSMVKLALELPGVFISRTFSKAYGMAGMRMGYAVGQPETMTKVGRAWGLGSINELQAVAGIAALKDTAHMEWEKGENKRVRDWTQAQFKAMGFDSPESQTNFIFVNIRKPAVQFRDACRAQGVAVGRDFPPMEKTYARISLGTMENMQQAMVVFKQVLGA
- a CDS encoding ABC transporter ATP-binding protein, with protein sequence MSAEQKAIRQPSASANMFGRGPMGGFGVPVQKAKDFKGTLRRLTGYLGPHRPALIVVVAAGVIATLFSVIGPKMLGLATTRIFEGYLARTLGRSNAGIDFGYVGGILWTMLALYVVSGAFQYLQQYLMSGVAQKTVYALRQDVEAKFNRLPLRFFDAKTHGEILSRAVNDLDNISSTLQQNLTQLITSVLSVIGIIIMMLTISWLLTIVVVLTLPLSVTVVARIAKRSQGYFIRQQKALGELNGHVAEIYAGHTIVTAFGHEGKSVARFDELNEKYYDGAWRAQFVTGVMFPIMMFIGNLGYVAVAVIGGFLVTRRAIALGDVQAFIQYSRQFSMPITQLSSIANSIQLTIASAERVFELLDEPEEPADAPAAAVLAAPRGEVQFDHVAFSYQADAPLIEDMSLQVTSGQTVAIVGPTGAGKTTLVNLLMRFYDVNAGSIRVDGVDIRELTRGGLRRMFGMVLQDTWLFSGTIRDNIAYGREGATEDAIVQAARAAQADHFIRTLPENYGTLINEEATNLSQGQKQLLTIARAFLADPAILILDEATSSVDTRTEVLIQEAMGRLMHGRTTFVIAHRLSTIRNADVILMMEHGRIVEKGTHEDLLAEKGRYAALYQSQFTGAEA
- a CDS encoding ABC transporter ATP-binding protein, giving the protein MLKLFRFLRPFRAAVAMVMGLAFAQSLANLYLPRLMADIVDHGIVPGDTDQILKIGGVMLLVAIVGTVAAVAGSFFTAQVATGFGRVVRGRIFDRVAHFSVHQFDHFSTASLITRTTNDTTQVQQVTLMLLGMAITAPMMAIGGVVLSLSQDARLARVLIAVIPVLAVVFFLIMRKAVPLFQQMQVKIDRLNLVLDEGLSGVRVIRAFDRGAHESRRFDAANRDVTGTAISVNRLVALLMPTMFFMMNLTSVLIIWFGSLRIDAGEMHVGAMMASLQYAIQILMAVFMVTAVFVMLPRAAASAERINEVLDVVPDVNDPAEGVKVASGFSRTMGHVEFQDVTFQYPGAEEPALCHVSFTAKPGEVTAVIGGTGSGKSTLAGLIPRFYDVAEGRVLVDGVDVRDMRQEDLRARIGFVPQKAVLFSGTIASNIAFGFEGATDDEMRRAATVAQAAEFIDRMPEGYASPVSQGGINLSGGQKQRLAMARALVRRGGIYVFDDSFSALDFATDAKLRAALKADLAEATVFIVSQRIGTVMNADRIVVLDDGRVAGIGPHAELLQTCDVYRQIAESQASLEEVA
- a CDS encoding NADH:flavin oxidoreductase/NADH oxidase, with translation MPHLFDPLSIRDLTFANRVFVSPMCEYSSTDGFANDWHLVHLGSRAVGGAGLVFTEATAVTPEGRISPEDLGIWKDEHIEPLARIVRFIHEQGSVAGMQLAHAGRKASTYRPWSGNGAVPEAEGGWPDVLAPSAIAFAGNYPVPSELSLDGITRVTAAFVEAARRAHQAGFRVIEIHAAHGYLLHEFLSPLSNQRADAYGGSFENRTRLVREVVTAVRGVWPEQLPLFVRISATDWIEGGWDIEQSLELARQLKPLGVDFIDCSSGGNAAQATIPLGPGYQAPFAERIRREAGILTGAVGLITEPAQAEQIVASGQADAVLIARELLRDPYFPLRAARELGQEVTWPAQYLRAGPKDAKARQPARP
- a CDS encoding thiamine pyrophosphate-binding protein, whose product is MTTTAAAVAKALAEAGIDRVFGLPGGEVLVLIDECRQVGIDFVLMRHEANAGIAAAVHGKLRGQPGVVLATLGPGAANLMLPIASAYLDQEPLLAITAQLPDEFPPSHTHQLLPLHDSYRPICRVAEKVTQANAGELVPRALAACMERPYGASFLTLSAREALKPVTSTTSTTPVTPVGPPFMGGRNAIAKAAELRDRLARAERPLVLIGLGAGTANAARIRKWLLEWNLPVAVTPKLKGIVDESSANFVGVISGMAADGLMVEALKSSDLLIGLGLDPVEIDKLWHTELPIHWVLEAPNVGGFIPAGTELVDHAAFIDAMIAGNAPRVWDQPFETFQRRRRDLLTGQSATPETMWPGDIIRALSEAVPASTIVTTDVGSHKYLFGQFWPSRQPGTFWMSNGLSGMAYGLSAAIGAKLACPDAPVLAAVGDGGFSMNAQELETAERVGAPFVTIVLEDGSYSLIKLAQESRKLPSYRMEFGRIDTVKMAEACGVQALRTAHPEELATAVRRAVTERRSLVVGVPVNYADYKLMF
- a CDS encoding ATP-binding protein, coding for MSTTIRSIGARIPLGRLAIAGFGLLLIAGIWVYTIDRARNERIEATSSEFSKNANLALALDMHTHQLLKGLDRFLLVIKSQYEQPGPRVPIRQLIGPAMSGERWITFIGVTDERGDLVEASQEFVETNFSEGESFKTHQRRDSKALLIMPPVLGRVSGRWAITLTRRRNKPDGSFGGVVHIAIEPRYLTELFENTTMGPSDIMSLVLANGVTLARRRGPTIEFGAAIPQSQLFVEHAKRPIGNYIGSGAVDGQLRVFSYRTMQDYPIIVTVGTSETDAFAPVRRRARTHYVTATLASAFIALACAAGIVMLGRQQRANRRLHEQASLLDKAQDAIIVSDLDRRLTYWNKSAERLYGWTAEEAVGRTVAEVFYADSDAADALHAYEVVIRTGEWTGELKVINKHRRPVIVESRWTLVRDREGRPRSVLSINTDVTERRELERQFYRAQRLESIGTLAGGIAHDLNNVLTPIMLAIELLKDHMTDPRDREVLATINDSARRGSEMVRQVLSFARGMEGRRVEIDVIELVAEVERIARDTLPKTIGIRTRVDLGLPPIVGDPTQFHQVLLNLCVNARDAMPTGGQLSIAAELVLLDGRDPAAPSDLPHGAYVMIEVLDTGEGIAADIVDRIFDPFFTTKEPGKGTGLGLSTSLTIVKSHGGYIRATSEPGHGARFRIYLPASHGEGVAGSIGETASKPQGSGQTVLVVDDEAAIRMIARRTLEANGYRVLLASDGAEAIASFGAHSRTIAAVLMDMTMPVLDGVPTIQAMSRIDSTVPIIAVSGISANEHAARAASAQVQHFLPKPFTSATLLKALKQVLS